The following coding sequences are from one Xiphophorus couchianus chromosome 7, X_couchianus-1.0, whole genome shotgun sequence window:
- the atp6ap2 gene encoding renin receptor, whose product MLCSAMTSGQLTVAVLGRKMSVTTCRTMKAGFTFALCCLALAGVRGDSFTVLQAPEFVSFQKGDWPVSGEKVPDVVALTMGFSIQEDLLWPGLQAGPLFQRPRANVLVVVRGVDSLALPQTVASYPLENPVPFTLDSVAETVHSLFSEYTPVVLQLAPSEERLYMLGKANAVFEDLPVTLQQIRARLSQDGSVLTSLPLNSLSRNSEADLLFLSEVQVLHDITALLQRHRHLAKDFSPDLYSLELSGLEELSRLYGKDSPQYRDATSILASVLQKFGEDMYRLYGNRAVVEVVTVKTFEAPLTRKSRSILESKQISNPGSPYNLAYKYNFHYAVIFNIVLWLMIALALAVIAIAYNLWNMDPGYDSIIYRMTNQKIRLD is encoded by the exons ATGCTTTGTTCTGCCATGACGTCAGGTCAGCTGACCGTTGCTGTTCTTGGGAGAAAGATGTCGGTGACGACCTGCCGGACGATGAAAGCTGGTTTTACCTTTGCTCTCTGTTGCCTTGCCTTAGCAG GTGTCCGTGGAGACAGCTTCACGGTCCTTCAGGCTCCCGAGTTTGTGTCGTTCCAGAAAGGAGACTGGCCGGTTTCTGGAGAGAAAGTCCCTGATGTGGTGGCTCTGACTATGGGATTCTCTATTCAAGAG GATCTGCTGTGGCCTGGCCTCCAGGCTGGTCCATTGTTCCAGCGTCCCCGGGCTAATGTGTTGGTGGTGGTGAGAGGAGTTGACAGCCTGGCTCTTCCTCAGACTGTGGCTTCCTACCCCCTGGAAAAT CCAGTACCCTTCACGCTGGACAGCGTTGCAGAGACGGTCCACTCTTTGTTTTCCGAATACACCCCCGTAGTTCTACAACTGGCTCCAAGTgaggag CGGCTGTACATGCTTGGCAAGGCCAATGCTGTGTTTGAGGACCTTCCAGTCACCTTACAGCAGATCCGCGCACGCCTATCCCAGGATGGCTCTGTGCTGACTTCTCTTCCCCTCAACTCCCTAAGCAGAAATTCAGAA GCTGATTTGCTCTTCCTGTCTGAGGTACAAGTACTGCACGATATCACCGCTCTG CTCCAGAGGCACAGACATCTAGCCAAGGACTTCTCCCCTGATCTGTACTCTCTGGAGCTGTCCGGCTTGGAGGAGCTGAGTCGTCTTTATGGCAAAGACTCTCCTCAGTACCGCGATGCCACGTCCATTCTTGCTTCTGTCCTCCAGAAG tttgGAGAGGACATGTATCGACTCTATGGCAACAGGGCTGTAGTGGAGGTTGTTACTGTGAAAACCTTTGAAGCTCCTTTGACCAGAAAGTCTCGTTCAATCTTGGAATCTAAACAGATT AGTAACCCGGGCAGCCCCTACAACCTGGCCTACAAGTACAACTTTCACTACGCTGTGATCTTCAACATTGTGCTGTGGCTGATGATCGCTCTGGCCCTCGCAGTCATCGCCATTGCTTACAACCTGTGGAACATGGACCCGGGATATGACAGCATCATCTACAGGATGACCAATCAGAAGATCAGGTTGGATTAA